A region from the Triticum aestivum cultivar Chinese Spring chromosome 3D, IWGSC CS RefSeq v2.1, whole genome shotgun sequence genome encodes:
- the LOC123081090 gene encoding germin-like protein 8-11, with protein KLVNGFVCKDPKAVMAEDFFLAAKLDMPGDTKISKVGSNVTLINVMKIAGLNMLGISLTRIDYAPLGENPPHRHPHATEILTILEGTLYVGFVTSNPENKLFSKELRKGDVFVFPQGLIHFQFNPNPYKPAVAIATLSSQNPGAITIANAVFGSKPMISDDVLAKAFQVEKTTVDWLQARFWADNHN; from the coding sequence AAACTTGTTAACGGTTTCGTCTGTAAGGACCCAAAAGCCGTGATGGCGGAGGACTTCTTCCTCGCGGCCAAACTCGACATGCCAGGAGACACAAAGATAAGCAAGGTTGGGTCGAACGTGACATTGATTAACGTCATGAAGATTGCTGGCCTCAACATGCTTGGCATCTCCCTCACACGCATCGACTACGCACCCCTAGGCGAGAACCCTCCGCACAGACACCCCCATGCCACTGAGATCCTCACCATACTTGAGGGTACGCTCTACGTCGGCTTCGTCACGTCCAACCCGGAAAACAAGCTCTTCTCCAAGGAGCTCAGGAAGGGTGATGTGTTTGTTTTCCCACAAGGACTCATCCACTTCCAGTTTAACCCCAACCCCTACAAGCCAGCGGTCGCAATTGCCACACTTAGCAGCCAGAACCCGGGGGCAATTACCATTGCCAACGCCGTATTTGGATCAAAGCCTATGATCTCGGATGATGTTCTCGCCAAGGCCTTTCAGGTGGAGAAGACGACTGTGGACTGGCTCCAAGCTCGGTTCTGGGCTGACAACCACAATTAA
- the LOC123073610 gene encoding germin-like protein 8-8 translates to MASSSFLLFTAILALVSWQALASDPGPLQDFCVADNSSRVLVNGFVCKDPKAVTAEDFFLAAKLDMPRDTKMSKVGSNVTLVNVMKIAGLNTLGISLARIDYAPLGENPPHTHPRATEILTVLEGTLYVGFVTSNPENKIFSKELRKGDVFVFPQGLIHFQFNPNPYKPAVAIAALSSQNPGAITIANAVFGSNPMISDDILAKAFQVEKKTVDWLQAQFWADNHN, encoded by the exons ATGGCCTCCTCCAGCTTCCTTCTCTTCACTGCTATTCTTGCATTGGTCTCATGGCAGGCTTTAGCTTCTGATCCTGGTCCTCTCCAAGACTTTTGTGTCGCGGACAATAGCTCGCGTG TACTTGTTAATGGATTCGTCTGTAAGGACCCAAAAGCCGTGACGGCGGAGGACTTCTTCCTGGCGGCCAAGCTCGACATGCCGAGAGACACAAAGATGAGCAAGGTTGGGTCCAATGTGACCTTGGTTAACGTCATGAAGATTGCTGGCCTCAACACGCTTGGCATCTCCCTCGCACGCATCGACTACGCGCCCCTAGGGGAGAACCCTCCGCACACACACCCCCGTGCCACCGAGATCCTCACCGTGCTTGAGGGTACACTCTATGTCGGCTTCGTCACGTCCAACCCGGAAAACAAGATCTTCTCCAAGGAGCTAAGGAAGGGTGATGTGTTTGTTTTCCCACAAGGACTCATCCACTTCCAGTTTAACCCCAACCCCTACAAGCCGGCGGTCGCAATTGCCGCACTTAGCAGCCAGAACCCGGGGGCAATTACCATTGCTAACGCTGTATTTGGATCAAATCCTATGATCTCGGATGATATTCTCGCCAAGGCCTTTCAGGTGGAGAAGAAGACCGTGGACTGGCTCCAAGCTCAGTTCTGGGCCGACAACCACAATTAA
- the LOC123073612 gene encoding germin-like protein 8-11, with protein sequence MASSSYFLVIALLALASWQTMASDPSPLQDFCVAENSSHVLVNGFVCKDPKDVKAEDFFLAAKLDMPRDTKAKKVGSNVTLINVMRIPGLNTLGISLARIDYAPLGENPPHTHPRATEILTVLEGTLYVGFVTSNPDNKFLSKVLNKGDVFVFPEGLVHFQFNPNPYKPAVAIAALSSQNPGAITIANAVFGSKPAISDDVLAKAFQVEKKTVDWLQAQFWADNQN encoded by the exons ATGGCCTCCTCTTCCTATTTCCTTGTCATCGCCCTTCTTGCTTTGGCCTCATGGCAGACCATGGCTTCTGATCCGAGCCCTCTCCAGGACTTCTGCGTCGCCGAGAACAGCTCACATG TTCTAGTTAATGGATTTGTCTGTAAAGACCCAAAGGATGTGAAGGCCGAAGACTTCTTCTTGGCGGCCAAACTCGACATGCCGAGAGACACAAAGGCGAAAAAAGTTGGGTCCAATGTCACTTTGATCAATGTAATGCGGATTCCTGGCCTCAACACATTGGGCATCTCCCTTGCGCGCATCGACTATGCACCTCTAGGCGAGAACCCACCGCACACTCACCCGCGTGCCACTGAGATCCTCACCGTGCTTGAAGGGACCCTTTATGTCGGCTTTGTCACATCCAACCCAGACAACAAGTTCTTGTCGAAGGTGCTTAACAAGGGTGACGTGTTTGTATTCCCAGAAGGTCTCGTCCACTTCCAATTCAACCCTAACCCCTACAAACCAGCGGTGGCAATTGCTGCACTTAGCAGCCAGAACCCTGGGGCTATCACCATTGCCAACGCTGTGTTTGGGTCAAAACCGGCAATCTCAGACGATGTTCTTGCCAAGGCGTTCCAAGTGGAGAAGAAGACTGTAGACTGGCTTCAGGCTCAGTTTTGGGCAGACAACCAGAACTAA